Proteins from a genomic interval of Quercus lobata isolate SW786 chromosome 11, ValleyOak3.0 Primary Assembly, whole genome shotgun sequence:
- the LOC115967940 gene encoding AAA-ATPase At2g18193-like — protein MLTFMEMLTSLITAAGVIVLCPLVKGLVPSSFLNNLFSIYEEYFCTPEITLFFRTDCDLSDNQMYDVASTYLRSRIVDSSKCLNVGKTVRQERPTFDIVPGAVVIDSFQGIKGLKWKLHIEKGFDGCERRRYFTLSFDKKLKQVVLESYLAEVISRSKAVQEAERVVKLYSRDLGRGSPGREWSSIVLEHPTTFEKLAMDPEQKRMLKDDLDKFVNRKEWYKKVGKAWKRGYLLYGPPGTGKSSLIAAMANYLKFDIYDLDLSSIRSDSALRRIFLSTSNRSIMVIEDIDCAKLEDREKEEKSDQQILKKPKFTLSGLLNFIDGLWSSCGEERIIVFTTNHKEKLEKLDPALLRPGRMDMHVHMSYITMDGFKQLVSNYLGINGDHQLFEVIEALLKNKNVTPAEMAEELLKSEDPNIALRGVVEFLEQK, from the exons ATGTTAACTTTCATGGAGATGCTTACATCTTTGATAACAGCTGCTGGTGTGATTGTACTATGTCCCCTAGTAAAAGGACTCGTACCTTCCTCATTCCTCAATAATCTCTTCTCCATCTATGAAGAATATTTTTGTACCCCTGAAATCACTCTCTTCTTTCGCACGGATTGTGATCTCAGTGACAATCAAATGTATGATGTTGCCTCAACCTACCTCCGTAGCAGGATTGTTGATTCATCAAAATGTCTCAATGTTGGCAAAACCGTTAGGCAAGAGAGGCCAACCTTTGATATAGTACCGGGTGCAGTGGTTATTGATTCCTTTCAAGGCATTAAAGGGCTCAAATGGAAGTTACATATAGAAAAAGGATTTGATGGCTGTGAACGTCGTAGATATTTTACGCTTTCCTTTGATAAGAAACTCAAACAGGTTGTGCTAGAGTCTTATTTAGCTGAAGTAATATCTCGTTCTAAGGCTGTACAAGAAGCAGAAAGGGTGGTAAAGCTTTATAGCCGTGATCTTGGCCGTGGTTCACCTGGTCGTGAATGGAGTTCTATTGTTCTTGAACACCCAACCACATTTGAGAAGTTGGCAATGGACCCAGAGCAGAAGAGGATGCTCAAGGATGATCTGGACAAGTTTGTTAATAGAAAGGAGTGGTATAAGAAAGTTGGCAAGGCATGGAAGCGAGGGTATTTGCTTTACGGCCCTCCGGGTACTGGTAAATCAAGCTTGATTGCTGCCATGGCTAATTACCTCAAGTTTGATATCTATGATTTGGACCTTTCAAGCATACGCTCAGATTCAGCGTTGAGAAGGATATTTCTTTCCACATCTAATCGTTCAATAATGGTAATTGAGGATATTGATTGTGCAAAGTTGGAAGAtcgagagaaagaggaaaagtcTGATCAGCAGATTCTGAAAAAGCCCAAG ttcacaTTATCCGGTTTATTGAACTTCATTGATGGATTATGGTCGAGCTGTGGAGAAGAGCGAATTATTGTGTTCACCACCAATCATAAGGAGAAGCTTGAGAAGCTTGATCCTGCTTTGTTGCGCCCAGGCCGCATGGACATGCATGTGCACATGTCATATATAACCATGGACGGGTTCAAGCAGTTGGTTTCTAATTATCTTGGTATCAATGGTGACCACCAACTCTTTGAAGTGATTGAGGCATTGCTTAAGAATAAAAATGTTACTCCAGCTGAAATGGCCGAGGAACTTTTGAAGAGTGAAGATCCCAATATTGCTCTTCGAGGAGTCGTCGAATTTCTCGAGCAAAAGTAA
- the LOC115966496 gene encoding putative wall-associated receptor kinase-like 16 — protein sequence MKKATNNYDETLIIGRGGFGTVYKGLLPDTRIVIIKKSKTVDESQIEQFINEVVVLSQINHRNVVKLLGCCLETQVPLLVYEFIPNGTLFEYIHHKNKASTVSWEIHLRIAAETAEALSYLHSAASPPIIHRDVKSSNILLDSTHTAKVSDFGASRLVPLDQTQLATMVQGTLGYLDPEYMQTSQLTEKSDVYSFGLVLIELLTGEKAISFDKPEEERSLAICFLSFLKDNRLFEILEKHIAKEGKAEQLMEVANLAKRCLRLKGEDRPTMKEVAIELEGLRKMEMHSWVDVDSNSEETKFLLGETSDSYKYNASN from the coding sequence atgaaaaaggcTACCAACAATTACGATGAAACTTTAATTATTGGCAGAGGAGGGTTTGGTACAGTTTATAAGGGACTTTTGCCAGATACTAGGATTGTGATCATCAAGAAGTCCAAAACAGTCGATGAAAGCCAAATTGAGCAATTCATTAATGAGGTTGTTGTACTTTCCCAAATTAACCATAGAAATGTAGTTAAACTATTAGGTTGTTGTTTGGAGACACAAGTTCCTTTACTAGTCTACGAATTCATACCCAATGGTACTCTTTTTGAGTACATTCATCACAAAAACAAGGCATCCACCGTATCATGGGAAATTCATCTTAGGATAGCTGCAGAAACTGCAGAAGCATTATCATATTTGCACTCTGCAGCTTCCCCACCTATAATCCATAGAGATGTTAAGTCTTCAAACATATTGTTGGATAGTACTCATACAGCAAAGGTATCAGATTTTGGAGCTTCAAGATTAGTTCCATTAGACCAAACACAATTAGCTACAATGGTGCAGGGAACTTTGGGATACTTGGATCCTGAATACATGCAAACAAGTCAATTGACAGAGAAAAGTGATGTTTATAGCTTTGGATTGGTTCTCATAGAGTTATTAACGGGAGAAAAGGCTATTTCATTTGATAAGCCAGAGGAGGAAAGAAGTCTAGCTATatgttttctatcttttttgAAGGATAATAGATTGTTTGAAATTCTTGAAAAACATATAGCCAAAGAAGGAAAGGCTGAGCAATTAATGGAAGTGGCAAATCTTGCAAAGAGGTGCTTACGATTAAAAGGGGAAGATCGGCCTACTATGAAGGAAGTAGCAATCGAATTGGAGGGTTTAAGAAAGATGGAGATGCATTCATGGGTTGATGTTGATTCCAACTCAGAAGAAACCAAATTCTTACTCGGTGAGACATCAGATTCTTACAAATATAATGCTAGTAATTAA